A part of Pungitius pungitius chromosome 15, fPunPun2.1, whole genome shotgun sequence genomic DNA contains:
- the LOC119205176 gene encoding uncharacterized protein LOC119205176, protein MRSCFVLLFASLLTSCEAQGTIEPIGFVLKGRDLLLKLHADPPEGVLFVDWKINKTVTLVRFDPSGKANVLHSFTGGFEFPENKFSVILKNLQEVDSGVYSAVAVTSTGDKLVAEYKVTVQGPVSPVELTVDRVDSRSSESCDFHVTCRTHNSHISSTFKCFKGVCSQEGGERPELATSEASLQVYLLNSVIICDHSNKVHWTQDFFPAEHLCPSKRDPSLHPGWMAAVCILTVIIVVMIVVLIVWLYRQMKIISSKKNLTEYISKLTGRTLTPEQDEHLLQLCET, encoded by the exons ATGAGGTCGTGCTTCGTGCTTCTCTTTGCTTCTCTGCTGACATCATGTGAAGCACAAG gaaccaTTGAGCCTATTGGGTTTGTGCTGAAGGGACGTGATCTGCTCCTGAAGCTTCATGCTGATCCTCCTGAGGGGGTTTTATTTGTTGActggaaaatcaataaaacagtcaCTTTAGTAAGATTTGATCCTAGTGGAAAAGCAAATGTCCTTCATAGTTTCACTGGAGGGTTTGAGTTTCCTGAGAATAAATTCTCTGTGATATTGAAGAATCTCCAAGAGGTCGACAGTGGAGTTTATTCTGCTGTAGCAGTAACATCTACAGGAGACAAACTAGTAGCTGAATACAAGGTCACAGTTCAAG gaccagTGTCTCCAGTTGAACTGACCGTGGACCGAGTGGACTCCAGGAGctcagagtcatgtgacttccatgtgacctgcaggactCACAACTCTCACATCAGCAGCACTTTCAAGTGTTTTAAAGGGGtctgcagtcaggagggaggagagcgacCAGAGCTCGCGACCTCTGAAGCTTCTCTCCAGGTCTACCTGCTGAACAGCGTGATCATCTGTGACCATAGCAACAAGGTTCACTGGACCCAGGACTTCTTTCCTGCTGAACATCTTTGTCCCTCAAAACGTG ATCCTTCCCTTCACCCTGGCTGGATGGCTGCTGTTTGCATTCTCACTGTCATCATTGTCGTCATGATTGTGGTTCTAATCGTCTGGCTTTATCgtcaaatgaaaataatca gttCAAAAAAGAACTTGACAGAATATATTTCCAAACTTACAG GAAGAACTTTAACTCCTGAACAAGACGAGCATCTCCTCCAGCTTTGTGAAACCTGA